The following is a genomic window from Nitrospira sp..
GGAATTCGCATTGGAATATATCGGCCCGGACGAGCTGGTTGAAATCACCCCGCAAAACCTGCGTTTGCGTAAACGGCTTCTCAATGCGGACGAACGCCGCCGCGCCAAAAAAGCCGGAAAATAGCGAGACCTGACGATGCGCATCAAGAAGAAGATCCCGAAGCCGTCGGCTAAACGCCCGCCGCTCTACTTCATTGGATATCGAGGCACCGTGCCGGGGCTCGATGAAATCGCGGCCTGGTACGATCGCGAATACGGCGGCCCGCTCGCGATTCACCCCGAAGCCGGAGCGCCAGAGTCCTGGCAGGCTAACCACGGTCCCTGGTCTGCTCATGTCGTGATGCCGTTGCCTGCCACACACACCGGCGACATCATGAAGAACCTGGCCTGGGAACACGATCAGATGGGGGCTATCGCCCCCACGCTCATGCCCAATCGGGACATGCCCGACCTCGTCTTATTCGCGGCCCGTCTTGCGCGGGGCCTCACCCTGCTGACCCAAGGCACCGCCTATGACGTCACCACGCAAGCCTACGTGAACCCCGCCGATTGGCAGAGCCGGACAATGGCCAGCTTTCTGGCCGACGACCATGTCGCCATCGTGCATGACGACCAAGTTAAACCGGATCAGATTTGGTGCCATACGATGGGCCTGACCAAGTTCGGCCTGGATGAGATTGAAACCTTCTACAACAAAGGACTTCCGGAAAGCCCGGCCAAGAGTTTGCTGACCGAGGCCGCCATGGAATTGCTCCGCATCGGGCAGTCCCCCAAAGTGGGCGCCGCCTTCCGCCTCCCGCTGCTGGGCCGGACGATCCGGATCGTCAATTACCGCACCGCCGCCCCTGCCGGACGAATG
Proteins encoded in this region:
- a CDS encoding hypothetical protein (Evidence 4 : Unknown function but conserved in other organisms; MaGe:77307492), with the translated sequence MRIKKKIPKPSAKRPPLYFIGYRGTVPGLDEIAAWYDREYGGPLAIHPEAGAPESWQANHGPWSAHVVMPLPATHTGDIMKNLAWEHDQMGAIAPTLMPNRDMPDLVLFAARLARGLTLLTQGTAYDVTTQAYVNPADWQSRTMASFLADDHVAIVHDDQVKPDQIWCHTMGLTKFGLDEIETFYNKGLPESPAKSLLTEAAMELLRIGQSPKVGAAFRLPLLGRTIRIVNYRTAAPAGRMIGFRELRDS